Sequence from the Populus nigra chromosome 17, ddPopNigr1.1, whole genome shotgun sequence genome:
atcACAACCAATTAAAATCAACAACATGAAATAATCATTAACAACTAAACATTCACCATTGACCATCTTcataaataaatcacaaaaatcAGATTCCACATCAACAAAAGCAATTACACCAACCATAATGATCATTAACAACACAGCACCTACCACGTTCCAAGATACTTACACATCATGATcaacaacatcaacaaaaacaaaccaaactcCCTATCCACAATTCAATCAAACACCAACttaaaaaaccattaacaaCCCAACGCCAACCAAATTATCGAACAAACCCAAAATCACCAGATCACCAATAGCCAAACCAAATTCACAACCCACAATTCAACTAAACCAATTACAGATCATCAATAACTCCACATCAGCCACATTCCGAAAAAATCACACAAGATTCGAACCATCAAAATCACCAATAACCAACCTCTTGATCAACAAGTTCCACTTTATTTAATGCAAGCGTTATCGGAATCCCAGTAGATTCAGCCTCAATCAAAAACCTCGTCAACACAAATGAATCCAACCGCGGCTTCTCAAGCGAAAAAAGAACCAACAAATGATCTACATTCGCTACAGGAGGGTCTAAAATCTCCGAACTCCGTTGAAAAACATTCTCAATCATTCCTCTCCTATCTGCCCAGTCAATTGACCCAACCACCACCTTATCACCCACCAAAACTCTCCGTTTTATCTTCTTCAACACCGCCCGAACCACGCATAGCAATTCACTTCCATTTTTACTAGAATCTTCTATCTCTCTACTTCTAGAAGGTCCGGCGGTGACAATCACGCGCATAAAGTTCGCTTGGGAGGCGGCGACGGTGCCGATGGCTTGAGAATCGGAGAGCTCGGCAGGGGTGTGGTTAGGGGAGAGGATCGGAGAGAGAGTGGAGAAGTCTTTTTTGGAATTTAGGATTTGTTTGGCTTTGAGGAAGTTGTTGTTCGGTGGAGGTTTTCTGGAGAGATTGGGCTGGTTTTGGTGTTTGGATGAGGTGATAAGGAGAGAGTGGTGGTTTTGGTGGTGGCTGAAGGTGGTTATGTGGCGGAGGAAGGTGGGAGTGCGGTGGCGGAGGAGGGACAGGGAAGGGATTGGCATAGGTGGAGTTCGTTAGACGTGATTTTGGTGGGAAATGGAGCTTGTTATGGATGTTGGGGTTTTACAGGGGAGGTTTAGGAGGTTAATTATGGGTTAATGGTGATTGATTAAACTGATGAACACGATGATTAGTTTACTGAAGAGTGAAGAACAGTCTGGTAGCAGACTAGCTGTCAGGCTTTTATCAGGTAGATCAAGGAATTGTATTGCAGTGCCTTGATTTGAAGTCAAGGACTGATGAAGTTAAGACACGTGGTTCCATCAACTTAAGCCATAACTGGATCTCAACTATTTTCGAGCTTGATTaagatgaaatttaagaaataaataagttcACTCAATATTTtcacttaattttataaaaaatattgaagttaaaatttattaattcccAAACACCTTACATGACTTTTTTACGagtcaaaagttaaaaataatttagattaattcgcaaaaataaaatatcaaacaaatctAATTAAAGTAGATAGGATGTGGTAAAGTAATTAAAGCGGATAAAGGCTTCGATTATATTAAAAGTATAGAGTTACACAAAATTGAGAAAGTTTTactgaaaataaagttaattttacTGAATATTCTTCCTGCTAATGATTTCCATAATCtaataattgaaatattgtttagaaattttttgcaagaaaccttaaaataaaataaacattattttgttttaactaATAACGCAAGATACATGTCAACTTACATCTATTTGATAccaaaatttataatagaaaactTGTAACTTggaatttaattagaattaaattaattttaaacattaacTTGGATAAAGTTGACATAGCTGGGTTaacaagaattgtttttttaaaaaaagcagtattattttaaataaaaataataaatctaataatttatgaGTTGATATAACAAGATTTCTaatatttctattaaattttaaaaatattaataatcaattaaaaaaatataaaaaaagaatataaaaaaaaactatatttaaaaaaaaaatcagatctcGTCCGAATTTATCCGGTTCATGGATCGATCAAGTTTTACCAAGTTATTgcattaatcaatttttaatctTACCCAAACCGATTTAATTACTGGATCAACCGAGTCTTAGATTAATCTGCCGGATGAGTGTGGGTTTAATAGCACTATTTAAAATCTCATGCATTTATAATCCTTTAAAAATCTCGTgcacaaaaacattttcaaattgTACCAACAAGTTTTTCTACGTAGCAACGTTTAAATTCTCATGATAAATTTGGTGTTTTTTGAGACGTCCCGCCTCATAAATACATTTAAAGGAATGGACTAGATTGGAGGAGAAGTACAAAAATGGAATTGGTGGTCATCTGCCATGGAAGCCCAGATGGTAAATAACTATCAAAACCGCTATCACATGGCTCATTCAACAAAATCCAAATGAAGAGTTGTTATCATCACAATATGGCCATTGGCAGCAAGGCTCATGTCTGATCAAGTTTGATGGGCAGTTATGATGAATGTTCGGATGCCATGGATCCATGAAGTGTCTGAACCGATCAATGAAAGCTGCAATGGATCAACAATATTAGCATCCCAGTAACAGCTATCCTAGCTATGAAACAATAACATGGACTGAAATGATGAAAGATCATGTCAGGAGGGGGAGAGCAAGATACATCAGTCAACATGCGTCGTCACCATCTAAGCTGAATTACGGTTTAGTAGTTTGTTCTCCAGTAACTGGCGCCTCCGGTGGCGAAAGTAGGCGAATTGAAGCAGTATCTAGTCAAGACATTAAGGTTCGACAGAAAATAGAAGACAATCGGACTCATCTTATCCAGGTTGACAATCAAGAAGGGAAACAAAACAACTATGAGTTAACAAGGATACGCAAGTGTCAAGCAGCACACAACCTCCTGCATCCACCAGCCATGGCAGGTTTGCTCTGATCTTTGACCATGCCACGCTATCGACTAGTATGCTATTGAAAAGGTGATAAATGCCAAACCCAAAAATGAAAAGGCAGAGATTTAGATAAATATGATAGAATTCACTGGTGAGACCATACATTGCCAGCATGAAAGTTCAAAGATGACTTGAATCAACAAGACTGAAATCAAAGATGGTAGCAGGATGGGAAATTATATGCACCTTGCTACATATGTGATATTCCCAATCAAAGCGAAGACGAACATTAATGGATTAAGCCCCTGAATAGCATGGAAATATAAGTTGACATTTTGGGCTGGAGAAACATGTTAGAGATATATAGACCGCATAATTATGCTGTCGAAAGTATATCAGTATTTATTGAAGAACACTGAAGTTACAAAAGTCAATATGCTTTACCTCAACGTTGCCCCTCTTGATCTGCAAAATTGATAAACCACGAAATATGATTCAGTTGTAGACATTTAGAAGACAAGCATTACTAGTTAAAATTTGATCTAGAGAAAGCAACAATACACCACAGAAAGTGCAAACATGCCaggaaaataaaaaggttgggggggggggggggccgGCGATGTATTTCTGTCATAGTTCAACCATTTCTAACATATTTTATCTACTATTTCCTGTTAAATGATAATGACCTTCTGGCATtgggtaggaaaaaaaaaaaagaacactgAATACCGATAATACTGGTATATTTTGTTGGGAAGATCATCTCACATTTAGGAAAATTTGAGGAAGCCGTCCACCCATGTAAATAGCTGCCATCGACCAACCAAGGAACGTTCCAATTCCACTTCCCTCACTATAATTTTCATGTGACATTCTGCTACTCGCCTGAAGTCCGAAAAACAAGATAAGAAGATATCAAAAGAGACTAtaaagaacatatttttttagaaaaattatctgTAATTAAGCAACACATGAAAGCCAGTGACCGACTCTAGAATTATGTTTTACTATCATACATATATACCATCCTCCATCTCACATGTCATCCTACATTTGGTGAATCATCTCTGATGCACTACAAGCATCTAGCTGGATGACTAActcagaaaaagaaagagcagGAAAAGGGGGATATTACATTGGAGAGACCAGTAACAGAAAGACATGAAATCATCTTTTCTCCACAAAGATTGATAATTTAATTCACCAGGATTACTTAAAtgaaactaaaatttaatttggaaaATACCTGCAAGATCTTCCGTCCTACTTGAATCACAAATCCTTGATGTTTATTTTCAAAGGCTCTGGCAAGCCTGTTGTTTGCTGATTGATGAAGATTAAGTGTTCCTAAGAGTGTGACTACAGAcacctgaaataaaaaatagtccGTGATTATCATAGAAAGTCATTTTGTGTAGAGTTTTTCAGTAAACATGACTGCAAGATTGGTATATATACTAACCACACATAGCATGGTTTTGGTGTTCAAATTCGGTGCAGATTGTGTGGTTGCATCTCCACCAAGCAGTGGCTCTTCAATCGAATTCCTCATCGAAAATGATGGAGAAGCCACTCTTTGTGCTAAAAAGGATCCTACTGCGGGAGTATGGCTGCTTGAAAGAGATCTTGCTGACCTGAAAGAAAATTACATTTGAGACAGAACCATATTGTATTGAGGTCCTGTTCATAAATCTAAGGCATAACAACAAATTCAAGAGTAGAAGTTTACATGTAGTATAGCTCTCTTCCAGGGGAACTTTTTTGAAAAAGTGTTGGAAAAGGAATTGGTGAACTCGAACCATTTGTGGCATCAGGAGAGGCAGTTTCATTTCTCTGTTTACCAGCATTGTTGACTTGTGCTCCAGCATC
This genomic interval carries:
- the LOC133677121 gene encoding uncharacterized protein LOC133677121, with product MPTCPQYCSQWARIYIKYCLCSMKDGVSLTLGVISVLSWGVAEIPQIITNHKEKSTEGLSLAFLLTWIIGDLFNVFGCMLEPATLPTQYYMAVLYTITTSVLTAQTIYYGHIYHRLKRNRRCIKAPVSSQTEEAGRIRQGNSDAGAQVNNAGKQRNETASPDATNGSSSPIPFPTLFQKSSPGRELYYMSARSLSSSHTPAVGSFLAQRVASPSFSMRNSIEEPLLGGDATTQSAPNLNTKTMLCVVSVVTLLGTLNLHQSANNRLARAFENKHQGFVIQVGRKILQASSRMSHENYSEGSGIGTFLGWSMAAIYMGGRLPQIFLNIKRGNVEGLNPLMFVFALIGNITYVASILVDSVAWSKIRANLPWLVDAGGCVLLDTCILLQFAYFRHRRRQLLENKLLNRNSA